The following coding sequences lie in one Globicephala melas chromosome 15, mGloMel1.2, whole genome shotgun sequence genomic window:
- the TSHZ2 gene encoding teashirt homolog 2 isoform X2, with amino-acid sequence MPRRKQQAPKRAAGYAQEEQLKEEEEIKEEEEEEDSGSVAQLQGSNDPGTDEELETGPEQKGCFSYQNSPGSHLSNQDAENESLLSDASDQVSDIKSVCGRDALDKKASVHPKLPNEAHSCMDKMTAVYANILSDSYWSGLGLGFKLSNSERRNCDPRNGSNKTDFDWHQDALSKSLQQNLPSRSVSKPSLFSSVQLYRQSSKMCGTVFTGASRFRCRQCSAAYDTLVELTVHMNETGHYQDDNRRKDKLRPTSYSKPRKRAFQDMDKEDAQKVLKCMFCGDSFDSLQDLSVHMIKTKHYQKVPLKEPVPTISSKMVTPAKKRIFDINRPCSPDSTTGSFADSFPSQKNANLQLSSNNRYGYQNGASYTWQFEACKSQILKCMECGSSHDTLQQLTTHMMVTGHFLKVTSSASKKGKQLVLDPLAVEKMQSLSDAPNSDSLAPKPSSNSASDCTASTTELKRESKKEKPEPINKDEKVVKSEDCKDPLQKPLDPTIKYQYLREEDLEDGSKGGGDILKSLENTVTTAINKAQNGAPSWSAYPSIHAAYQLSEGTKPSLPMGSQVLQIRPNLSNKLRPIAPKWKVMPLVSVPTSLTPYTQVKKEPDDKEEVVKECGKESPQEEASSFSHSEGDSFSKCEPPSESKKAEPCPLKEEDKRMKEGDEKEKAQPLEPASSPSSGCALASHASALPCINPLSALQSVLNNHLGKATEPLRSPSCSSPSSSTMSMFHKSNLSVMDKPVLSPVSTRPASVSRRYLFESNDQPIDLTKSKSKKAESSQAQSCTSPPQKHALSDIADMVKVLPKATTPKPAASSRVPPVKLEMDVRRFEDVSSEVSTLHKRKGRQSNWNPQHLLILQAQFASSLFQTSEGKYLLSDLGPQERMQISKFTGLSMTTISHWLANVKYQLRKTGGTKFLKNMDKGQPIFYCSDCVSQFRTPSTYISHLESHLGFQMKDMTRVAVEQQSKVEREISRVSSAQRSPETITGEEDTDSKFKCENDSQLSGLTETSSSVDLAHGPAVATRI; translated from the coding sequence GCTACGCCCAGGAAGAACAgctgaaggaagaggaggagataaaagaggaggaggaagaagaagacagTGGTTCGGTAGCTCAACTTCAGGGCAGCAATGACCCAGGGACAGATGAGGAGCTAGAAACGGGCCCCGAGCAGAAAGGCTGCTTCAGCTACCAGAACTCGCCAGGAAGTCACCTGTCCAATCAGGACGCCGAGAATGAGTCCTTGCTGAGTGACGCCAGTGATCAGGTGTCAGACATCAAGAGTGTGTGCGGCCGAGATGCCTTGGACAAGAAAGCAAGCGTGCACCCCAAGCTTCCAAACGAAGCCCACAGTTGCATGGATAAAATGACCGCCGTCTATGCCAACATCTTGTCTGATTCCTACTGGTCGGGCCTGGGTCTTGGCTTCAAACTGTCCAACAGCGAGAGACGGAATTGTGACCCCCGAAATGGCAGCAACAAGACTGATTTCGATTGGCACCAAGACGCTCTGTCCAAAAGCCTACAGCAGAACTTGCCTTCCAGATCCGTGTCGAAGCCCAGCCTGTTCAGCTCGGTCCAGCTGTACCGGCAGAGCAGTAAGATGTGCGGGACCGTTTTCACCGGGGCCAGCAGGTTCCGGTGCCGGCAGTGCAGTGCCGCCTATGACACCCTGGTCGAGTTGACCGTGCACATGAACGAAACGGGCCACTATCAAGATGACAACCGCAGAAAGGACAAGCTCAGACCCACGAGCTATTCAAAGCCCCGGAAAAGGGCTTTCCAGGATATGGACAAGGAGGACGCTCAGAAGGTCCTGAAATGTATGTTTTGTGGCGACTCCTTCGATTCCCTCCAAGATTTGAGCGTCCACAtgatcaaaacaaaacattaccAAAAAGTGCCTTTGAAGGAACCAGTACCAACCATTTCATCGAAAATGGTCACTCCGGCGAAGAAACGCATCTTTGACATCAATCGGCCGTGCTCCCCCGATTCGACCACAGGCTCGTTTGCAGATTCGTTTCCTTCTCAGAAGAACGCCAACTTACAGCTGTCCTCCAACAATCGCTACGGCTACCAAAATGGCGCCAGCTACACCTGGCAGTTCGAGGCCTGCAAGTCGCAGATCTTGAAGTGCATGGAGTGTGGGAGCTCCCACGACACTTTGCAGCAGCTCACCACCCACATGATGGTCACCGgtcactttctcaaggtcaccagCTCTGCCTCCAAGAAAGGGAAGCAGCTGGTGCTAGACCCACTCGCCGTGGAGAAGATGCAGTCATTGTCAGATGCCCCGAACAGTGATTCTCTGGCTCCCAAGCCATCGAGTAACTCAGCTTCCGACTGCACGGCTTCGACAACTGAGTTAAAGAgagagagtaaaaaagaaaaaccagagccGATCAACAAGGATGAGAAAGTCGTGAAAAGCGAGGACTGTAAGGACCCTCTACAGAAGCCTTTAGACCCGACGATAAAATACCAGTATCTAAGGGAGGAAGATCTGGAAGACGGCTCAAAGGGTGGAGGCGACATTTTGAAGTCACTAGAAAATACTGTTACCACCGCCATCAACAAAGCCCAAAATGGGGCTCCCAGCTGGAGCGCGTACCCCAGCATCCATGCCGCCTACCAGCTGTCAGAGGGTACCAAGCCTTCCTTGCCGATGGGCTCCCAGGTCCTGCAGATTCGACCCAACCTCAGCAACAAGTTAAGGCCGATCGCACCCAAGTGGAAAGTAATGCCGCTGGTTTCTGTGCCCACGAGCCTGACCCCATACACGCAAGTTAAGAAGGAACCCGACGacaaagaggaagtggtgaaGGAGTGTGGGAAAGAGAGTCCCCAGGAAGAGGCGTCCTCTTTCAGCCACAGTGAGGGGGACTCTTTCTCCAAATGTGAACCCCCTTCAGAATCCAAAAAGGCTGAGCCTTGTCCCCTGAAGGAGGAGGACAAGCGGATGAAAGAAGgtgatgagaaagagaaagcccAGCCCCTGGAGCCAGCATCTTCTCCCAGCAGCGGCTGTGCCCTCGCCAGCCACGCTTCGGCCCTGCCATGCATCAACCCGCTCAGCGCCCTGCAGTCCGTCCTGAACAACCACCTGGGCAAAGCTACGGAACCCTTGCGCTCTCCTTCCTGCTCCAGCCCGAGCTCAAGCACAATGTCGATGTTTCATAAGTCGAATCTCAGTGTCATGGACAAGCCGGTTTTGAGTCCTGTCTCCACCAGGCCGGCCAGCGTGTCCAGACGCTACCTGTTTGAGAGCAACGATCAGCCCATCGACCTGACCAAGTCCAAAAGCAAGAAGGCTGAGTCCTCGCAAGCACAGTCCTGTACGTCCCCGCCCCAGAAGCACGCTCTGTCTGATATCGCGGACATGGTCAAAGTCCTCCCCAAAGCCACCACCCCAAAGCCTGCTGCTTCCTCCAGGGTCCCTCCCGTGAAGCTGGAGATGGACGTCAGGCGCTTTGAGGACGTGTCCAGCGAAGTCTCAACCTTGCATAAAAGAAAAGGCCGGCAGTCCAACTGGAACCCTCAGCATCTTCTGATCCTGCAGGCTCAGTTTGCCTCCAGCCTCTTCCAGACCTCGGAGGGCAAATACCTGCTGTCCGATCTGGGCCCACAAGAGCGAATGCAGATCTCGAAGTTCACGGGGCTCTCCATGACCACCATCAGCCACTGGCTCGCCAACGTCAAGTACCAGCTTAGGAAAACGGGCGGGACCAAATTTCTGAAAAACATGGACAAAGGACAGCCTATCTTTTATTGCAGCGACTGTGTCTCCCAGTTCCGAACCCCTTCTACCTACATCAGTCACTTAGAATCTCACCTAGGTTTCCAAATGAAGGACATGACCCGCGTGGCCGTGGAACAGCAAAGCAAAGTGGAGCGAGAGATCTCCCGGGTATCGTCGGCTCAGAGGTCACCGGAAACCATAACTGGCGAAGAGGACACAGACTCTAAGTTCAAGT
- the TSHZ2 gene encoding teashirt homolog 2 isoform X1: MPRRKQQAPKRAAGYAQEEQLKEEEEIKEEEEEEDSGSVAQLQGSNDPGTDEELETGPEQKGCFSYQNSPGSHLSNQDAENESLLSDASDQVSDIKSVCGRDALDKKASVHPKLPNEAHSCMDKMTAVYANILSDSYWSGLGLGFKLSNSERRNCDPRNGSNKTDFDWHQDALSKSLQQNLPSRSVSKPSLFSSVQLYRQSSKMCGTVFTGASRFRCRQCSAAYDTLVELTVHMNETGHYQDDNRRKDKLRPTSYSKPRKRAFQDMDKEDAQKVLKCMFCGDSFDSLQDLSVHMIKTKHYQKVPLKEPVPTISSKMVTPAKKRIFDINRPCSPDSTTGSFADSFPSQKNANLQLSSNNRYGYQNGASYTWQFEACKSQILKCMECGSSHDTLQQLTTHMMVTGHFLKVTSSASKKGKQLVLDPLAVEKMQSLSDAPNSDSLAPKPSSNSASDCTASTTELKRESKKEKPEPINKDEKVVKSEDCKDPLQKPLDPTIKYQYLREEDLEDGSKGGGDILKSLENTVTTAINKAQNGAPSWSAYPSIHAAYQLSEGTKPSLPMGSQVLQIRPNLSNKLRPIAPKWKVMPLVSVPTSLTPYTQVKKEPDDKEEVVKECGKESPQEEASSFSHSEGDSFSKCEPPSESKKAEPCPLKEEDKRMKEGDEKEKAQPLEPASSPSSGCALASHASALPCINPLSALQSVLNNHLGKATEPLRSPSCSSPSSSTMSMFHKSNLSVMDKPVLSPVSTRPASVSRRYLFESNDQPIDLTKSKSKKAESSQAQSCTSPPQKHALSDIADMVKVLPKATTPKPAASSRVPPVKLEMDVRRFEDVSSEVSTLHKRKGRQSNWNPQHLLILQAQFASSLFQTSEGKYLLSDLGPQERMQISKFTGLSMTTISHWLANVKYQLRKTGGTKFLKNMDKGQPIFYCSDCVSQFRTPSTYISHLESHLGFQMKDMTRVAVEQQSKVEREISRVSSAQRSPETITGEEDTDSKFKCKLCCRTFVSKHAVKLHLSKTHSKSPEHHSQFVTDVDEE; this comes from the coding sequence GCTACGCCCAGGAAGAACAgctgaaggaagaggaggagataaaagaggaggaggaagaagaagacagTGGTTCGGTAGCTCAACTTCAGGGCAGCAATGACCCAGGGACAGATGAGGAGCTAGAAACGGGCCCCGAGCAGAAAGGCTGCTTCAGCTACCAGAACTCGCCAGGAAGTCACCTGTCCAATCAGGACGCCGAGAATGAGTCCTTGCTGAGTGACGCCAGTGATCAGGTGTCAGACATCAAGAGTGTGTGCGGCCGAGATGCCTTGGACAAGAAAGCAAGCGTGCACCCCAAGCTTCCAAACGAAGCCCACAGTTGCATGGATAAAATGACCGCCGTCTATGCCAACATCTTGTCTGATTCCTACTGGTCGGGCCTGGGTCTTGGCTTCAAACTGTCCAACAGCGAGAGACGGAATTGTGACCCCCGAAATGGCAGCAACAAGACTGATTTCGATTGGCACCAAGACGCTCTGTCCAAAAGCCTACAGCAGAACTTGCCTTCCAGATCCGTGTCGAAGCCCAGCCTGTTCAGCTCGGTCCAGCTGTACCGGCAGAGCAGTAAGATGTGCGGGACCGTTTTCACCGGGGCCAGCAGGTTCCGGTGCCGGCAGTGCAGTGCCGCCTATGACACCCTGGTCGAGTTGACCGTGCACATGAACGAAACGGGCCACTATCAAGATGACAACCGCAGAAAGGACAAGCTCAGACCCACGAGCTATTCAAAGCCCCGGAAAAGGGCTTTCCAGGATATGGACAAGGAGGACGCTCAGAAGGTCCTGAAATGTATGTTTTGTGGCGACTCCTTCGATTCCCTCCAAGATTTGAGCGTCCACAtgatcaaaacaaaacattaccAAAAAGTGCCTTTGAAGGAACCAGTACCAACCATTTCATCGAAAATGGTCACTCCGGCGAAGAAACGCATCTTTGACATCAATCGGCCGTGCTCCCCCGATTCGACCACAGGCTCGTTTGCAGATTCGTTTCCTTCTCAGAAGAACGCCAACTTACAGCTGTCCTCCAACAATCGCTACGGCTACCAAAATGGCGCCAGCTACACCTGGCAGTTCGAGGCCTGCAAGTCGCAGATCTTGAAGTGCATGGAGTGTGGGAGCTCCCACGACACTTTGCAGCAGCTCACCACCCACATGATGGTCACCGgtcactttctcaaggtcaccagCTCTGCCTCCAAGAAAGGGAAGCAGCTGGTGCTAGACCCACTCGCCGTGGAGAAGATGCAGTCATTGTCAGATGCCCCGAACAGTGATTCTCTGGCTCCCAAGCCATCGAGTAACTCAGCTTCCGACTGCACGGCTTCGACAACTGAGTTAAAGAgagagagtaaaaaagaaaaaccagagccGATCAACAAGGATGAGAAAGTCGTGAAAAGCGAGGACTGTAAGGACCCTCTACAGAAGCCTTTAGACCCGACGATAAAATACCAGTATCTAAGGGAGGAAGATCTGGAAGACGGCTCAAAGGGTGGAGGCGACATTTTGAAGTCACTAGAAAATACTGTTACCACCGCCATCAACAAAGCCCAAAATGGGGCTCCCAGCTGGAGCGCGTACCCCAGCATCCATGCCGCCTACCAGCTGTCAGAGGGTACCAAGCCTTCCTTGCCGATGGGCTCCCAGGTCCTGCAGATTCGACCCAACCTCAGCAACAAGTTAAGGCCGATCGCACCCAAGTGGAAAGTAATGCCGCTGGTTTCTGTGCCCACGAGCCTGACCCCATACACGCAAGTTAAGAAGGAACCCGACGacaaagaggaagtggtgaaGGAGTGTGGGAAAGAGAGTCCCCAGGAAGAGGCGTCCTCTTTCAGCCACAGTGAGGGGGACTCTTTCTCCAAATGTGAACCCCCTTCAGAATCCAAAAAGGCTGAGCCTTGTCCCCTGAAGGAGGAGGACAAGCGGATGAAAGAAGgtgatgagaaagagaaagcccAGCCCCTGGAGCCAGCATCTTCTCCCAGCAGCGGCTGTGCCCTCGCCAGCCACGCTTCGGCCCTGCCATGCATCAACCCGCTCAGCGCCCTGCAGTCCGTCCTGAACAACCACCTGGGCAAAGCTACGGAACCCTTGCGCTCTCCTTCCTGCTCCAGCCCGAGCTCAAGCACAATGTCGATGTTTCATAAGTCGAATCTCAGTGTCATGGACAAGCCGGTTTTGAGTCCTGTCTCCACCAGGCCGGCCAGCGTGTCCAGACGCTACCTGTTTGAGAGCAACGATCAGCCCATCGACCTGACCAAGTCCAAAAGCAAGAAGGCTGAGTCCTCGCAAGCACAGTCCTGTACGTCCCCGCCCCAGAAGCACGCTCTGTCTGATATCGCGGACATGGTCAAAGTCCTCCCCAAAGCCACCACCCCAAAGCCTGCTGCTTCCTCCAGGGTCCCTCCCGTGAAGCTGGAGATGGACGTCAGGCGCTTTGAGGACGTGTCCAGCGAAGTCTCAACCTTGCATAAAAGAAAAGGCCGGCAGTCCAACTGGAACCCTCAGCATCTTCTGATCCTGCAGGCTCAGTTTGCCTCCAGCCTCTTCCAGACCTCGGAGGGCAAATACCTGCTGTCCGATCTGGGCCCACAAGAGCGAATGCAGATCTCGAAGTTCACGGGGCTCTCCATGACCACCATCAGCCACTGGCTCGCCAACGTCAAGTACCAGCTTAGGAAAACGGGCGGGACCAAATTTCTGAAAAACATGGACAAAGGACAGCCTATCTTTTATTGCAGCGACTGTGTCTCCCAGTTCCGAACCCCTTCTACCTACATCAGTCACTTAGAATCTCACCTAGGTTTCCAAATGAAGGACATGACCCGCGTGGCCGTGGAACAGCAAAGCAAAGTGGAGCGAGAGATCTCCCGGGTATCGTCGGCTCAGAGGTCACCGGAAACCATAACTGGCGAAGAGGACACAGACTCTAAGTTCAAGTGTAAGTTGTGCTGTCGGACATTTGTGAGCAAACACGCAGTAAAACTCCACCTAAGCAAAACGCACAGCAAGTCACCCGAACACCATTCACAGTTTGTAACAGACGTGGATGAAGAATAG